The sequence TCTATATCTACAGAAAGAGATGAGTAAAGTTTGAAGTGACAAAAAAGGCGTATATAAGTTTTGAAGGAGAATACGCGAAAGTCTTTATCCCGGAAGGAGATACAGAGAAAAGCGCATTTTTCCATGTAGAGTCAAACCGCATATTTTCTTTCGTCAAAGATAGAAAAATAAAAAAAGTTTCTGTTACCCATTTCATTCCTGAACTTCTGTCATTATCTATCCCGCTTGTCTTCTCGCCGGAAACAGTACCTAAGAAAAGAATTTTGGAAAACCTTATAAAAGTGGAAATTAACCGAAGACAAACTGGCGTAGGAGGTTATTCCTTCAGCTACGAGATATGTGAAGTTTCGGGGAAAGTTCAGCTAAGGGTATATGTGGTAGATGAAAAACATCTGGAGAAGGTGGAAAACTTTATAAAACAAGATATAGACGTTTCCTCCTTTTATCCTTTCTTCATGCCTCTCATGGAATTTGTGAAACAAGAGAAGGGTTCTTTGGAAGGTGATTTTATATTATGTTTTATCTCAGGGGATATGAGGTACCTCTACATATTCCGGGGTAGGGAGATGATACTCCAAAGGAGTTTCCAAGGTGTGGAGGGGGAAATTACGGAGGAAGACAACTTCAACATAAGTGCTACCATCAACTACGCGATTCAAAACTTGCGCATAAAACCGGAAAAATTTTTTCTCGTTGGAGTTAAGGAAAAAGTTTTCCCAGAAACACCTATTCCCTGTGAAATTATTTCGATAGATAACGGTGTTGAAGACTTTCTGATGTGTTACTTACTTGCCAAATTTGAAGATCACCTAGAAGGAAAGGGATTCTTGCCACCATCCTACGTGAGTTACAAGAAGGCCAAAAAAATCGGAAATTACTTAGTGGCATCTCTAGTTTGTCTTTTTTCTCTTAGTTTTCTCTGGGATGCAGTATTGATCTCTGATACAGTTAAGTTGACAAATACGTTAAAAGCACATAAGAGGGAAATTGCTTCTCGAGAAACTGACTTTTTCAAATCCCTTGAATACATAAACCGTTTTGAAAGCAGTGTTAAACCCATTTTAGATCTTCAGAACAGAAAAAACAGGACAGATGACATAAGAGAAGCACTCTACCCTATAGCGGAGGCTTCAAAAATTGTGCAGGTAAAGTTGGTAAACATAAACGTTGACAACGGAAAACCCCAGAAAATATCGGTTACAGGTAGTGTCCCAAAAAGTTCATTTTCTGAGAGACAGATAACGTATATGCAATTTAGAAAGGTACTCCTGGAAAAAGGTTTGAAAATAGAGAATGAAAAATGGAGTTTTGTAAATGGTGAATTCCACTTAGAGGGAACGTATGACGCTGGTGGAGCACCTAAAAATTAAAAAACTGAATCTGCTAGTCGTAGTTACAGCCTTACTTTTTCTGGCTACTCTGCTATTTTCAGGGGGTCTTTATCTTACAAAAATGAAAAATGAACTCAAGGAGAATATCAGGGTGCTGGAAATAGCAAAATACAAGATTCTTAGAATAACTATGCTGGAACAAGCCCTAAAGCGTATCTCTTTATCCAAGTATTCTACCCATTATGCAGTTGAAGTGGCAAGATTGGCTGATACGATTAACGCAAAATTCCCGGAAGCTAAACTGGAATTGCAAGATCCTGCTATTGATGGCAAGGAGGCGGTATTCAATTTTACTGTAAAGGGGGGTGGTAATTTTCGAAGGTTTTCAGAATTGGTGGGTTTCTTTGAACAGGAGGGTTATCCCGTCATCTTTTTAAAAAAACTCTCTCTCCGAGAAAATGGTAACGTCCTTGAATATGAAATTTCAGGGGAGATAAGGTCCATTCTATAAGATTATGAAGATAAGACTTATTTCGGCTTTATTCCTCTTCTTGTTTTCCACTGCGCTACCCCTCGTGGCTTATAAGGCAGAACCACCGAAGTATTTAACTACTCGGGAGTTGCAGATTGCGAATTACCAGGAACCGTTTGATGTTCAAGTTGCGGAGAGAAAGGTCTATCACATTTCGACGCTTGATAATCCTTTCCGTTTCAAGTCAGTAATACTAGCTAAAACCGAAGGGGAAACAGCTCAGAGAACTCCTTTTATTCCTTCGCTTTCGCTAATCTACAGTGGTATCGAGAGATACGCCTTAATAGGCGAAGAAATACTCGAAGAGGGCAAAAGGGCTGGTGAGTTTGAAGTAATTAAAATTCTTGAGGACAGAGTTTTGATAAAGGACAAAAGAGGGCAGAAGAGATGGTTGAAACTCGAATACTTTTAATGCTTACATTTCTTTTTATTTTTATTTTAGGGTGTAGTGAAAAAATAGCAAAAAGTGAAATTCAGATTCCCTTAACGGAGCCTAGCCGCCAGGAAGTTAAGCACAGCAAGGACGAAAAATCAGTTCCTGATTTTCGTGTAGACAACATTCCTCCTGTTGACCCTCTGAAGATTAAAAAGATTTCCATCAATGTTAAATCAGCTCCTCTCAGGGAAGTTCTCATAGTGTTTGCTAAAGATGCCGGCTTGAATTTGATTTTTGAAAATGATGTGAGCTCTGAAATCCCAATTACTCTTGTGTTAAAAGACGTAACCATGAGAGAGGCGCTCGATGCTATTATGGCATCCACGGACTATTTTTATAACATCGAGAGAAACACATTAAGGATAGCTGCTACAGAGACAAGGGTGTTTCATATGAACATCTTCCCCATCCACCAGACGTATTCTGTCGATGTGGGTGGCGACATCTTAGGTGGTGTTACTGGAGCACTCACAGCGGGTGCAACAGCTGCGGGCGGGACCACGGGGTTGAAGGGTAATGTTACCAAATCGGAGAGGTCAGATGACACAGCCTATAAAATCTGGGATTCCATAGAGAAAGCACTTTCTTCTATTATCGGTGTTTCTGGACCTGCCGCAGCAGGGCTTAGATCTGCTGCTCCACCTTTACCTTCAGAGCCGGGAGCAGTCCAGTCAGGACAGATTAGGCCCGTTGCACCGATCACTGAGAGTTTCGTGGTTAATCGTGTTACAGGCACCATAGTAGTCACGGCAACTAAGAAGAAGATGGCAAAAGTGGAACAGTATCTGAATAGTATTAAAGAGGTTATGGGGAGGCAAGTTCTGATTGAGGCAAAGGTGATAGAAGTCGGCCTTTCAGATGCTTTAAGATATGGAATTGATTGGTCCTTTTTAGGTCAATGGTCTCATGGGACGAAGAACTGGTCCGTGAAGGCAGGGATGCCTCTATCATCTTATCTGCCCACTGTATCGCCTTACTCTGATTTGAGATTTACACTTACCACAACGGCCATAAAAGATTTCTCCTTGATAGTAAAGGCTCTTGCCGAGTTCGGTGACGTAAGAACCCTTTCTAATCCACGTATAAACATCATGAATGGGCAAACTTCCATACTCACAGTGGGGAGGAACACCACGTTTATATCGAAGGCCCAGAGCAACATCACAACCTCTGCAACAGGTGGAACTATTCTAACTTACACAGTGGAAACTAGTAATTTGCTCTCTGGTTTGATTATGGGCATTGTTCCCTATATTGACGAAAAAGGAGAGATAACCCTTACCATAACACCTGTCACATCAAATCTGGTTAGTATAAATGAGAAAGCCCTGGGTTCTTTGGAGTCTCAGACAGTTATCCAGTTACCTGTAGTGGACCTTAGAGACTTGAGCACCACTGTGAAAGTAAAAGATGGGGAAGTGGTCATTATCGGAGGTCTGATAAAAAAAGAAGAACATGTTTTGGAAAGCAAAACCCCGCTTTTGGGAGATATCCCCCTTCTGGGTTACCTCTTCAGGGGGAAGGATAAATCGCTTAAGAATACTGAACTTGTAATACTCTTGCAGCCAAGGATCATTTCAAAATGAGGTTGGGTGACCTTTTAATCACTAAGGGACTGATCACGCACGAGGAACTCGAGATAGCCTTGAGTGTACAGAGGATTACTGGCAAGATACTAGGCAGGTGTCTGAATGAGCTTGGGTTTATCACTCCACAGGAGCTAGCCAGCATACTTGCCATCCAGCATGGGCTTGAGTATATTGACGTGAAGAATTATCCTGTTCAGAAAGACCTTGTTCAGAAATTCCCGAGAAATGTAACGTTTGCGGAGCGTTTTTTACCTCTAGAGGAGAAAGATGGTTTGGTGGAAATAGCCATAGTGGATCCGGGAAATATTTTGGCTGTAGATAGGGTGAGAATGGTAACCGGTAAAAGGGTGAAAACCTATCTCACTGACGAAGAAAGTTTTGCAGATGCCATCGAAAAAATTTACTACTTCATTGAGAATCCCACTGATAGAGTAGTAAATGAAATCAATACCACTGTGCTAAACACAGGTACCCTCCCTCCTGAGAAATTACCTTATCTCGTGGAATCCATAATCGCAGAAAGTATAAGGAGAAGTGCGACAGATATTCATATCTCTGTCAATGCCGGTGTTCTAAGCGTGGCGTATCGAGTGGATGGTATTCTCGAATACGCCTTTTCGTTACCTCAAGTCGCTCATGCAGGAGTTGTTTCTCGCTTAAAGGTTCTTTCCAGGATAAACATTGCAGAACAGAGGCTACCTCAAGATGGCTCTTTCATATTTGATTTTTTGGGCAGGAAGTACGAAGTCAGGGTTTCCACCATACCCACAATCGAGGGCGAGAGTGTGGTCATGAGAATCCTCTTCGGTGGTTCAGAAGAAATATATCGTCTATCTAAACTAGGTTTCAATGACCAGTTGGTTGATGCCCTACGAGGTCTCATTAGAAAGCCACACGGCATAATTCTCATTGTGGGCCCCACGGGATCAGGAAAAAGTACAACCTTGTACTCACTTTTAAAAGAGGTAAACCGACTTAAGAGAAGTGTAATAACAATAGAAGACCCTGTGGAGTACAGAGTGAGCTTTGCAAAACAGAGTCAGGTGAATGAAAAGATTGGCTACGATTTTGCCCTGGCAGGTAGAAATTTTATGCGGCATGATCCAGATATAATCCTCCTAGGAGAGATAAGGGATGAAGAGACGGCAAGAATCGCCATTCGAGCATCAATAACAGGACATCTTGTTCTTAGCACATTACACGCCAATGATGCGGTAAGTGCTATTCCACGCTTGGTTGATCTTGGCGCTGATAGGTTTTTACTCAGTTCTTCTTTGTTAGCTGTACTGAGTCAGCGTTTGATTAGGAAAATATGCTCTTTTTGCAAAACAGAGAGAGAACCTGATGGAAGGGAAAGAGAACTTCTTCACAGGTTAGGTATGGAGATAAATGTAGTTTTTTATGGTCGTGGTTGTAACGCGTGTAGGCAGTCTGGTTTTCTAGGACGTTCGGCTGTTGGAGAACTCATGGTTTTGAATGACGAATTAAAAGAGATGGTCTATTCTGGTGCCTCGTATAGTGCTCTTGTTCAGGCAGCCAGGAGGGCGGGTATGGTTCCCCTCATGGTTGACGGGTTAAGGAAGATTAAAGAGGGAGTTTCTACCCTTTCTGAAGTTGAGAGGATATTAGGTTGAACCTCTATAGGTATAAAGCACTCGATTTGACGGGAAAGATAATAAAGGGTCTCGTAAGAGCTGAAAACGAAGGAGATGCCTTATCTGCCCTTGTTATGAGAAATTTGTATGTTCTGTCTTTCACTAAACTTCCCGATTTGTTCACACCTTTTTTCGAAATATTTACGAAGAAAATCAAAAACGGTGAGCTAATAGAATTTACAAGAAATCTTTCCACGATGATCAAGGCCGGCATACCACTCAACCACGCCCTTGCAGACATTGCAGAGAACACGCTGAATAAGAGATTCGCGGGGATCATTCTGGATTTAAGAGATTTTATTGAAAGTGGGTCCTCATTCAGCGAGGCAATAGCCCATCATCGTGATGTTTTCCCCCCTATTTTTTGTAATGTCATCAGGATAGGTGAAGAAACAGGAAACCTGGATGAATGCCTCAATGATCTTGCCGACCATTTTCAGCGGATAGAAGATCTAAGGACAACCATAAAAAGGGCTCTAACGTATCCCCTTTTTGCAATTGTTGCCTCTTTTGGAGCCATAGGTTTCTGGATAATCTACGTGTTACCGAAGGTGATAGATGCACTTAAAGGTGTCGGGGTAAAGATTCCTTTTATTACAAAAGTTCTTGTTAATATTGGAGCGTTACTGGGGAAATTCTTCTATCTCGTTCCTATCTTACCCCTATTTCTTGCCATCGCTTACCAAGTTCTTAAGAAAAACGAAAAGTTTAGATGGATAAAGAGTCACTTGAGTTTTAAGCTTCCCATTTTCAAACAGATTTACTATACACGCTCAGTAGCTCTTTTTTGTGAACAGATGAGGTTGCTTACGAAATCGGGAATACTCGTGGATAGGGCTCTTGAGATGACAGCTGAAGCCATTGGCAATGAACTTATGAAAAGAGCGGTGAGAAACGCCAGAGAAAAAGTTATAACAGGACAGGGAATCGCCCAATCGCTCCGGGAGGAAAATCTATTTCCACCCATGCTAATAAGACTTGTTCAAGTGGGAGAGATTTCGGGAAATCTAGATGAGCAGTTTGGTTTTTTGAACACCCATTATACAAATTATCTAATCAATTATTCGGATAGACTCGGCAAAATAATTGAACCTGTCGTCATCGGCGTTATAGGATTCTTTTTCGCAATAATATTGATAAGCCTTTTCGGTCCGTTGTATGAACTTATTTCAAAACTAGGAAAGATATAATGGACTACCTAAGTTTTTACCGATTAAAGGAGGATCCATTCGGAATTACACCAGATCCAGACTTCTTTTACCCGTCAAAGTGGCACACAGAGGCTATACAATCCATGGAATACCTCATTCAAAAAGGGGAAGGTTTTATGCTTCTGACCGGCGATCCGGGGACGGGGAAAACCACGCTTATAAGAACCTTCCTGAAGAAATACGATGGGTCTGAACTGTCCACTGTGGTTATATATCACTCCATCCTATCACCTCAGGAACTTTTGAAGTTAATGGCAAGAGAAATTATGAAAAACAAGGAGCTTTCCAGAGATTTTAACGTAGAAAACATAAATGATAAAGTTGAATTAATTAATTGCATTTATGAGGCATGCACAAAAAATAGGGAAAAAGGTTCGAAGAATTTGGTCATCATCGACGAAGCGCAAGATCTGCCAGAAGATACCCTAACCCTCATCAAGCATCTCTCAAATATAGAGTCAGAAAAAGAAAAATTCTTCAATTTTATTCTCCTTGCACAGCCTTACTTTGAGAAGATTCTCTCTAAACCGAGTTATTCGCAACTGAACCAGAGAATCAGCATTAAAGTTAATCTGTTCCATCTAGATAGAGAAGAAGTGGGAAACTACATCAAATTTAGGATTCAACGAGCAGGAGACGTCCCTATTAACTTTGACAGAAGGGCCATAAAGGAAATCTACAAAGCATCTAAAGGTATACCGAGACTCATCAATCTCATCTGTTCAAGAGCCTTAATGGTCGGTTACGTTAAAGGGTCCTACGAAATAAAAAAATCCTTTGTTAAAGCTGCCGTAGAACACCTTAAGTTAAAATTAAAGTAAATGTGCCGGTCAATGTAAATCCTCTTGATTTTTACAACACGTTGAAAGTAATAAACTTCTAAAAAGACTCGATTATTACAATATGTTGATGTTCACCCATACGTGGCTTCTGAAAAACTATTTGGGACTGTCATCGGTTCCAGAAGAACTTCTCGATCTTTTTGTTTACAATATATGTCCCGATTTCTTGCCTATTGTCTCAGAATTTAATGCAGCAATGACCCACAGCCCCTCGCGGTTCCGCCCAATACCCCAAAACTATCGCAAGGCTTCTTGTATTGTATTCCACCTACTGGTTGATGATATATCCCATTACGGATGCATAGACGAAGAACCTTCAACTTTTTTTCGACAGAATGCAAACGGGTACAGTTACGTGAGGGGACGTTACCTCGTGGATTCAATCATCACACTCTTTGAAAAGGCTGGAAAACCACTAGATCACATGAGGGCTGCGTATCGTTCCCATATGATAATAGAGATGACTTTTGACCTCAGCCTATACATTTTGCTAGGTGAGGAAAGCAAATGTTTAGTAAAATTGATGTCCGACGCTCTGCAGTACACAACCACAGAAAAACTCCAGGAATTTTCAGAAATAGTAGGTTGGTTCTATAACACCGATCCTGAAATTGTTGGTCGAGCTACTATTATGTGTGCGGAGAGATATACCCTCGAAAGTCTCCAGCGACATCTCACACTCCAGGGGAAAATGAATCTCTTTGCGGAAAAATTTGAGCTAGGGTCCCTTAATGATACAACCTATCAAGGGTTAAGAAACATTATGCTTCATGGTATGGATTTGGTAAAGGACTACGGTGATTTTCTTAGACCAACAATCGAAACTATACGCAACTCAGGGCTCTTTTCTTCATACTGACATCAAAGGGCTTTCTTAACAGCCCCCGACCTGAGACAACGGGTACATATTCTCACACGTTTCACACTTTTTGTTTTCTCATCAATACAGCGCACCCTCTGAAGATTGGGATACCAAAAACGCTTCGTTTTGTTATTCGCATGGCTTACGTTGTGCCCAATGCTCGGCTTTTTACCACAAATCTCGCAGACCCTGGACATGACTACCTCCCTTACGAGCAGGAATGAAGCGTTTAACTACACTATTCAACATTGCAATTCAAGTATTTTTTAGTTTTTCATAGATAGCGGCTGACCTGTGGATTCGATCACACGCATCCAGAGATGCCCTTCGGGGTCAACCCGTCTACCCGAGGTTACGGTTTTAAAGGGTAGGTGAACGAACTCCCCATGAAAAAGGGCTACCAACATACCCGTTTTCCCAGCCATACCTGCATGCACAGCATACTGGCCTAAAGCTGCGCAGTACATACCGTCACTGGCTACGGCCCTGACGCTCCTGATCATATAACTAGGGTCGATGTATTTGATACTTACCTCCAACCCCTTCTCCTTAAAATACGCCTCAATCGCATCACGCAAGAAAACTCCAATATCCTTCAACTTTACATTTCCCGACGGATCCGTTTCCAGTGGCTCGTTTTCGCTGTGCATAAATTCCTGACCCGCTCCCTCGGCAACAAGTATCACACAGTGGTTCCTTCTGCGTAAACGTTCTTCCACTGCTGCAAGAAGTCCCTTCTTGCCGTACAGGTCAAAAGGCACCTCCGGTATAAGAACAAAATTGGCATCGTTCTGTGCAAGCGCTGCATGAACAGCTATATGCCCTGACTGCCGCCCCATCAGCTTAACAATACCTATTCCCATCGGCGCTCCCTTTGCCTCAACATGGGCACACTGGATAGCTTTTACAGCCTCTGAAATTGCGGTGTCAAAACCGAAGGTTTTATCCACCAGATTGAGATCATTGTCTATGGTTTTAGGAATCCCAATGATACTGATATTCAAACCTCTCCTCAATATCTCCTGTGTGAGGAGATCAGCAGCCCTCATGGTACCATCACCGCCTATGCAGAAAAAAATGTCAACATTCATTCGTTTGAGTGCATCAACCATCTCCGAAATATCCTGTTTTCCCCGCGATGACGAAAGAATACTACCTCCCATCGTATGAATGTGTTCAACAACCTCTGGTGTAAGGCTAATAACCTCATGTCCATACTTCGGTATGAGCCCTTGGAATCCGTATCTTATTCCTACAACGTTTTTGACCCCATAGCGGTGATAAAGTTCCATTACAATCGCCCTTATGACATCATTAATGCCGGGGCACAAACCGCCGCACGACACTATCGCGGCCTTCGTTTTCGAAGGGTCAAAATATATCATTTCTCTGGGACCCGCCACCTCAATCGAAAGTGGCTGACCGCTGGAATCGAGAAAATCGGAGTAGTGTTTGGGATCCCTGTTAAAAAGTGTCCTTTTGTCGTCAGGTGTAAACTGATGAATATTTAACGGCGAACGAATGCTCGCTCTACCAAGGACAGGAATGGTGAAATCGTACATCAATCCCATACTGTCCCTCCTTAAATGAGGTAGTTTCTATACAATCTCTAAGGGGGGATTAAATAGAGGCTCAGTGTTTGGTATCTTCTGCCCTTTAACGATAACTTTCCTTCCTTTAACCTCTAATCTTCCCTCAGCGTACCACTGAATTGCCTGAGAGTAAATTTTGTGCTCTTCCCTGAGAATGCGGGCTGCAAGGCTTTCCTCTGTATCATCGGGCAATACGGGAACTACAGCTTGTATGATTACCGGCCCAGTATCAACGCCTTCGTCCGCGAAATGAACGGTGCAACCTGAGAATTTTACACCATACTCAACAGCCTTCTTCTGTCCGTGCAGTCCCGGGAAGGACGGTAGCAAAGCAGGATGTATGTTCATGATTCTCATGGGGAAAGCATCGAGAAACTCTCTGCTCAGAATTCTCATGAAACCCGCCATAACAACTAATTCTACCCCATTTGCATTGAGAACGTCTATCATTGCCCGATCAAAGGACTCCCTTGTAGCATAGTCCTCGTGTCTTATAACAACATAGGGTACACCGTGCCTTCGACACCTCTCGAGCGCATACGCCTCTGGATTATTGCTGATCACAATGGCGATGCGGGCATCAAGACGACCCCTTTCTATATTGTCAATAATAGCCTGGAGATTGGACCCACTACCCGATACAAGTACGC is a genomic window of Syntrophales bacterium containing:
- a CDS encoding ATP-dependent 6-phosphofructokinase, yielding MGLMYDFTIPVLGRASIRSPLNIHQFTPDDKRTLFNRDPKHYSDFLDSSGQPLSIEVAGPREMIYFDPSKTKAAIVSCGGLCPGINDVIRAIVMELYHRYGVKNVVGIRYGFQGLIPKYGHEVISLTPEVVEHIHTMGGSILSSSRGKQDISEMVDALKRMNVDIFFCIGGDGTMRAADLLTQEILRRGLNISIIGIPKTIDNDLNLVDKTFGFDTAISEAVKAIQCAHVEAKGAPMGIGIVKLMGRQSGHIAVHAALAQNDANFVLIPEVPFDLYGKKGLLAAVEERLRRRNHCVILVAEGAGQEFMHSENEPLETDPSGNVKLKDIGVFLRDAIEAYFKEKGLEVSIKYIDPSYMIRSVRAVASDGMYCAALGQYAVHAGMAGKTGMLVALFHGEFVHLPFKTVTSGRRVDPEGHLWMRVIESTGQPLSMKN
- the mshL gene encoding pilus (MSHA type) biogenesis protein MshL, whose translation is MVETRILLMLTFLFIFILGCSEKIAKSEIQIPLTEPSRQEVKHSKDEKSVPDFRVDNIPPVDPLKIKKISINVKSAPLREVLIVFAKDAGLNLIFENDVSSEIPITLVLKDVTMREALDAIMASTDYFYNIERNTLRIAATETRVFHMNIFPIHQTYSVDVGGDILGGVTGALTAGATAAGGTTGLKGNVTKSERSDDTAYKIWDSIEKALSSIIGVSGPAAAGLRSAAPPLPSEPGAVQSGQIRPVAPITESFVVNRVTGTIVVTATKKKMAKVEQYLNSIKEVMGRQVLIEAKVIEVGLSDALRYGIDWSFLGQWSHGTKNWSVKAGMPLSSYLPTVSPYSDLRFTLTTTAIKDFSLIVKALAEFGDVRTLSNPRINIMNGQTSILTVGRNTTFISKAQSNITTSATGGTILTYTVETSNLLSGLIMGIVPYIDEKGEITLTITPVTSNLVSINEKALGSLESQTVIQLPVVDLRDLSTTVKVKDGEVVIIGGLIKKEEHVLESKTPLLGDIPLLGYLFRGKDKSLKNTELVILLQPRIISK
- a CDS encoding ATPase, T2SS/T4P/T4SS family; protein product: MRLGDLLITKGLITHEELEIALSVQRITGKILGRCLNELGFITPQELASILAIQHGLEYIDVKNYPVQKDLVQKFPRNVTFAERFLPLEEKDGLVEIAIVDPGNILAVDRVRMVTGKRVKTYLTDEESFADAIEKIYYFIENPTDRVVNEINTTVLNTGTLPPEKLPYLVESIIAESIRRSATDIHISVNAGVLSVAYRVDGILEYAFSLPQVAHAGVVSRLKVLSRINIAEQRLPQDGSFIFDFLGRKYEVRVSTIPTIEGESVVMRILFGGSEEIYRLSKLGFNDQLVDALRGLIRKPHGIILIVGPTGSGKSTTLYSLLKEVNRLKRSVITIEDPVEYRVSFAKQSQVNEKIGYDFALAGRNFMRHDPDIILLGEIRDEETARIAIRASITGHLVLSTLHANDAVSAIPRLVDLGADRFLLSSSLLAVLSQRLIRKICSFCKTEREPDGRERELLHRLGMEINVVFYGRGCNACRQSGFLGRSAVGELMVLNDELKEMVYSGASYSALVQAARRAGMVPLMVDGLRKIKEGVSTLSEVERILG
- a CDS encoding type II secretion system F family protein; amino-acid sequence: MNLYRYKALDLTGKIIKGLVRAENEGDALSALVMRNLYVLSFTKLPDLFTPFFEIFTKKIKNGELIEFTRNLSTMIKAGIPLNHALADIAENTLNKRFAGIILDLRDFIESGSSFSEAIAHHRDVFPPIFCNVIRIGEETGNLDECLNDLADHFQRIEDLRTTIKRALTYPLFAIVASFGAIGFWIIYVLPKVIDALKGVGVKIPFITKVLVNIGALLGKFFYLVPILPLFLAIAYQVLKKNEKFRWIKSHLSFKLPIFKQIYYTRSVALFCEQMRLLTKSGILVDRALEMTAEAIGNELMKRAVRNAREKVITGQGIAQSLREENLFPPMLIRLVQVGEISGNLDEQFGFLNTHYTNYLINYSDRLGKIIEPVVIGVIGFFFAIILISLFGPLYELISKLGKI
- the purN gene encoding phosphoribosylglycinamide formyltransferase: MLLKKGRALRTVYSLFKAMKRIINIGVLVSGSGSNLQAIIDNIERGRLDARIAIVISNNPEAYALERCRRHGVPYVVIRHEDYATRESFDRAMIDVLNANGVELVVMAGFMRILSREFLDAFPMRIMNIHPALLPSFPGLHGQKKAVEYGVKFSGCTVHFADEGVDTGPVIIQAVVPVLPDDTEESLAARILREEHKIYSQAIQWYAEGRLEVKGRKVIVKGQKIPNTEPLFNPPLEIV
- the rpmB gene encoding 50S ribosomal protein L28 gives rise to the protein MSRVCEICGKKPSIGHNVSHANNKTKRFWYPNLQRVRCIDEKTKSVKRVRICTRCLRSGAVKKAL
- a CDS encoding AAA family ATPase, giving the protein MDYLSFYRLKEDPFGITPDPDFFYPSKWHTEAIQSMEYLIQKGEGFMLLTGDPGTGKTTLIRTFLKKYDGSELSTVVIYHSILSPQELLKLMAREIMKNKELSRDFNVENINDKVELINCIYEACTKNREKGSKNLVIIDEAQDLPEDTLTLIKHLSNIESEKEKFFNFILLAQPYFEKILSKPSYSQLNQRISIKVNLFHLDREEVGNYIKFRIQRAGDVPINFDRRAIKEIYKASKGIPRLINLICSRALMVGYVKGSYEIKKSFVKAAVEHLKLKLK